Proteins encoded in a region of the Micropterus dolomieu isolate WLL.071019.BEF.003 ecotype Adirondacks linkage group LG07, ASM2129224v1, whole genome shotgun sequence genome:
- the sytl5 gene encoding synaptotagmin-like protein 5 isoform X1 has product MEQDGEDLNLSFLLEHERDMILKVLQKDEKLRKREEKRIRKLKNELLEIKRKGSRRPQELGERQCARCLKTLGLIFDRGDLCKECQLRVCSDCRVKAPNTHQWKCNVCAKISELKVVTGEWFLEERSKRFEQGVPSSDVIKQTIMSSPPTTAKKSTENLSAPSQLENPDTPRSKRSPLLIAVDGARRKGRMKMDKKGNRNTLKPENGVDSVSVKSASDGDAQSVRSVRSAPSPRSNRGGAVALESSGIPTIPNNLRSQTQDRSPTPSDNRRVRPDGAESTASLRDSASEKKAAGHHRTNSGTPTISVSRASVSSDHSRSEMDLSAPGSEPSDDAFSLRSHSVPGLNEKEFSDEDAEEDIDALMSAHSNPASRRLSNAVSTSSINSMMSMYSETGDYGNARVSGEILLKISYSYKTGALNVLVKECHNLATGDERRQRTDAYVKTYLLPDMSRQSKRKTSIKANTINPVFNETLRYVISHSQLETRTLQVSVWHHDRFGHNSFLGEVELTFDSWEFDSQIEDWYALQPKLESNIDSTMQYKGELTVVLKYIPAEKNLTLPLDQVQVKKGFLKGKKTSSFTLPKGGMVELLVKGAKNLTAVKSGGTSDPFVKGYLLPDSNKSTKHKTVVERRTVNPQWNHTFTYCGLQPGDLNNVCLELTVWDKEALASNVFLGGVRLGAGTGKSYGNEVDWMDSYGEEQRLWQRMIENPEIPHECTLMLRSSMRKCNT; this is encoded by the exons ATGGAGCAGGACGGGGAGGATCTGAACCTCTCCTTTCTACTGGAACATGAAAGAGATATGATCCTGAAGGTGCTGCAGAAAGATGAGAAATTAAGGAAACGAGAGGAGAAGAGGATACG GAAGCTAAAGAATGAGCTGCTGGAGATCAAACGAAAAGGTTCCCGTCGGCCCCAGGAGCTGGGGGAACGACAGTGCGCTCGCTGCCTGAAGACTTTGGGCCTGATCTTCGACCGAGGAGATCTCTGCAAGGAGTGTCAGCTGCGCGTCTGCAGCGACTGCCGCGTGAAAGCTCCCAACACACACCAGTGGAAGTGTAATGTTTGTGCCAAGATCTC GGAGCTGAAGGTGGTAACAGGAGAGTGGTTTCTGGAGGAGCGGTCCAAGCGCTTTGAGCAGGGAGTGCCGAGCAGTGACGTGATCAAACAGACAATCATGAGTAGCCCCCCCA CCACAGCAAAAAAGTCTACAGAAAACCTGTCAGCACCTTCTCAGTTAGAGAACCCAGACACCCCAAGATCCAAAAGAAGTCCACTACTAATAGCTGTGGACGGTGCCAGGAGGAAAGG aaggATGAAGATGGATAAGAAAGGCAACCGAAACACCTTGAAGCCGGAGAACGGAGTCGACAGCGTCAGTGTCAAATCTGCTTCGGATGGAGATGCTCAAAGCGTACGAAGTGTTCGCTCTGCACCGAGTCCACGTTCAAACAG GGGCGGTGCAGTGGCCTTGGAGTCCTCGGGGATACCCACGATTCCCAACAACCTGCGGTCCCAAACTCAGGATAGATCCCCTACTCCCAGCGACAACCGGAGGGTCAGG CCTGACGGAGCAGAGAGCACTGCCAGTTTACGCGACAGCGCATCTGAGAAAAAAGCTGCCGGCCATCACAGGACGAACTCAGGCACCCCGACCATTTCTGTGTCCAGGGCCTCAGTTTCATCAG ATCACAGTCGCTCAGAGATGGACCTGTCAGCTCCTGGTTCTGAACCCAGTGACGACGCCTTCAGTCTCAGAAGCCATTCCGTCCCCGGACTCAATGAAAAA GAGTTTTCTGATGAAGATGCGGAGGAAGACATCGATGCCCTGATGTCGGCCCACAGCAATCCTGCCAGCCGACGCTTGAGCAACGCAGTGTCAACG AGTAGCATAAACAGCATGATGAGCATGTACAGCGAGACTGGTGACTATGGCAACGCCAGGGTGAGCGGCGAGATCCTGCTGAAAATCAGCTACAGCTACAAAACCGGTGCTCTCAATGTCCTGGTGAAAGAGTGTCACAACCTGGCAacaggagatgagaggaggCAACGCACAGACGC TTATGTGAAGACTTACCTGCTGCCAGATATGTCACGACAGAGCAAGAGGAAGACAAGCATCAAGGCCAACACCATTAACCCCGTTTTCAATGAGACTCTAAGG TACGTGATCAGCCACTCGCAGCTGGAGACACGAACCCTGCAGGTCTCTGTGTGGCACCATGACCGGTTTGGACACAACAGCTTCCTGGGAGAGGTGGAGCTGACCTTTGACTCCTGGGAGTTTGATTCCCAAATAGAGGACTGGTACGCTCTGCAGCCCAAG CTGGAGAGCAATATAGACTCCACAATGCAGTATAAAGGAGAACTGACTGTCGTGTTGAAGTACATTCCTGCAGAGAAGAACCTCACGCTGCCTCTGGACCAAGTACAAG TGAAGAAAGGGTTCCTGAAAGGCAAGAAGACAAGCAGCTTTACTCTGCCCAAAGGGGGCATGGTTGAGCTGCTGGTCAAAGGAGCCAAAAATCTTACTGCTGTCAAGTCTGGAGGCACTTCTGATCCTTTTGTGAAAGG ATACCTCCTGCCTGACAGCAACAAGTCAACCAAGCACAAGACAGTGGTGGAGCGACGCACTGTGAACCCACAGTGGAACCACACCTTTACCTATTGTGGCCTGCAGCCAGGAGACCTCAACAACGTCTGCTTGGAGCTCACGGTCTGGGACAAAGAAGCTCTGGCCAGCAATGTCTTCCTGGGAGGAGTCAGGCTTGGGGCTGGCACAG GCAAAAGCTACGGGAACGAGGTAGACTGGATGGACTCCTACGGGGAGGAGCAGCGGCTGTGGCAACGTATGATTGAAAACCCAGAAATCCCTCACGAGTGTACTCTGATGCTGCGATCCAGCATGCGCAAGTGCAACACATGA
- the sytl5 gene encoding synaptotagmin-like protein 5 isoform X3: MEQDGEDLNLSFLLEHERDMILKVLQKDEKLRKREEKRIRKLKNELLEIKRKGSRRPQELGERQCARCLKTLGLIFDRGDLCKECQLRVCSDCRVKAPNTHQWKCNVCAKISELKVVTGEWFLEERSKRFEQGVPSSDVIKQTIMSSPPTTAKKSTENLSAPSQLENPDTPRSKRSPLLIAVDGARRKGRMKMDKKGNRNTLKPENGVDSVSVKSASDGDAQSVRSVRSAPSPRSNRGGAVALESSGIPTIPNNLRSQTQDRSPTPSDNRRPDGAESTASLRDSASEKKAAGHHRTNSGTPTISVSRASVSSDHSRSEMDLSAPGSEPSDDAFSLRSHSVPGLNEKEFSDEDAEEDIDALMSAHSNPASRRLSNAVSTSSINSMMSMYSETGDYGNARVSGEILLKISYSYKTGALNVLVKECHNLATGDERRQRTDAYVKTYLLPDMSRQSKRKTSIKANTINPVFNETLRYVISHSQLETRTLQVSVWHHDRFGHNSFLGEVELTFDSWEFDSQIEDWYALQPKLESNIDSTMQYKGELTVVLKYIPAEKNLTLPLDQVQVKKGFLKGKKTSSFTLPKGGMVELLVKGAKNLTAVKSGGTSDPFVKGYLLPDSNKSTKHKTVVERRTVNPQWNHTFTYCGLQPGDLNNVCLELTVWDKEALASNVFLGGVRLGAGTGKSYGNEVDWMDSYGEEQRLWQRMIENPEIPHECTLMLRSSMRKCNT, encoded by the exons ATGGAGCAGGACGGGGAGGATCTGAACCTCTCCTTTCTACTGGAACATGAAAGAGATATGATCCTGAAGGTGCTGCAGAAAGATGAGAAATTAAGGAAACGAGAGGAGAAGAGGATACG GAAGCTAAAGAATGAGCTGCTGGAGATCAAACGAAAAGGTTCCCGTCGGCCCCAGGAGCTGGGGGAACGACAGTGCGCTCGCTGCCTGAAGACTTTGGGCCTGATCTTCGACCGAGGAGATCTCTGCAAGGAGTGTCAGCTGCGCGTCTGCAGCGACTGCCGCGTGAAAGCTCCCAACACACACCAGTGGAAGTGTAATGTTTGTGCCAAGATCTC GGAGCTGAAGGTGGTAACAGGAGAGTGGTTTCTGGAGGAGCGGTCCAAGCGCTTTGAGCAGGGAGTGCCGAGCAGTGACGTGATCAAACAGACAATCATGAGTAGCCCCCCCA CCACAGCAAAAAAGTCTACAGAAAACCTGTCAGCACCTTCTCAGTTAGAGAACCCAGACACCCCAAGATCCAAAAGAAGTCCACTACTAATAGCTGTGGACGGTGCCAGGAGGAAAGG aaggATGAAGATGGATAAGAAAGGCAACCGAAACACCTTGAAGCCGGAGAACGGAGTCGACAGCGTCAGTGTCAAATCTGCTTCGGATGGAGATGCTCAAAGCGTACGAAGTGTTCGCTCTGCACCGAGTCCACGTTCAAACAG GGGCGGTGCAGTGGCCTTGGAGTCCTCGGGGATACCCACGATTCCCAACAACCTGCGGTCCCAAACTCAGGATAGATCCCCTACTCCCAGCGACAACCGGAGG CCTGACGGAGCAGAGAGCACTGCCAGTTTACGCGACAGCGCATCTGAGAAAAAAGCTGCCGGCCATCACAGGACGAACTCAGGCACCCCGACCATTTCTGTGTCCAGGGCCTCAGTTTCATCAG ATCACAGTCGCTCAGAGATGGACCTGTCAGCTCCTGGTTCTGAACCCAGTGACGACGCCTTCAGTCTCAGAAGCCATTCCGTCCCCGGACTCAATGAAAAA GAGTTTTCTGATGAAGATGCGGAGGAAGACATCGATGCCCTGATGTCGGCCCACAGCAATCCTGCCAGCCGACGCTTGAGCAACGCAGTGTCAACG AGTAGCATAAACAGCATGATGAGCATGTACAGCGAGACTGGTGACTATGGCAACGCCAGGGTGAGCGGCGAGATCCTGCTGAAAATCAGCTACAGCTACAAAACCGGTGCTCTCAATGTCCTGGTGAAAGAGTGTCACAACCTGGCAacaggagatgagaggaggCAACGCACAGACGC TTATGTGAAGACTTACCTGCTGCCAGATATGTCACGACAGAGCAAGAGGAAGACAAGCATCAAGGCCAACACCATTAACCCCGTTTTCAATGAGACTCTAAGG TACGTGATCAGCCACTCGCAGCTGGAGACACGAACCCTGCAGGTCTCTGTGTGGCACCATGACCGGTTTGGACACAACAGCTTCCTGGGAGAGGTGGAGCTGACCTTTGACTCCTGGGAGTTTGATTCCCAAATAGAGGACTGGTACGCTCTGCAGCCCAAG CTGGAGAGCAATATAGACTCCACAATGCAGTATAAAGGAGAACTGACTGTCGTGTTGAAGTACATTCCTGCAGAGAAGAACCTCACGCTGCCTCTGGACCAAGTACAAG TGAAGAAAGGGTTCCTGAAAGGCAAGAAGACAAGCAGCTTTACTCTGCCCAAAGGGGGCATGGTTGAGCTGCTGGTCAAAGGAGCCAAAAATCTTACTGCTGTCAAGTCTGGAGGCACTTCTGATCCTTTTGTGAAAGG ATACCTCCTGCCTGACAGCAACAAGTCAACCAAGCACAAGACAGTGGTGGAGCGACGCACTGTGAACCCACAGTGGAACCACACCTTTACCTATTGTGGCCTGCAGCCAGGAGACCTCAACAACGTCTGCTTGGAGCTCACGGTCTGGGACAAAGAAGCTCTGGCCAGCAATGTCTTCCTGGGAGGAGTCAGGCTTGGGGCTGGCACAG GCAAAAGCTACGGGAACGAGGTAGACTGGATGGACTCCTACGGGGAGGAGCAGCGGCTGTGGCAACGTATGATTGAAAACCCAGAAATCCCTCACGAGTGTACTCTGATGCTGCGATCCAGCATGCGCAAGTGCAACACATGA
- the sytl5 gene encoding synaptotagmin-like protein 5 isoform X2, whose product MEQDGEDLNLSFLLEHERDMILKVLQKDEKLRKREEKRIRKLKNELLEIKRKGSRRPQELGERQCARCLKTLGLIFDRGDLCKECQLRVCSDCRVKAPNTHQWKCNVCAKISELKVVTGEWFLEERSKRFEQGVPSSDVIKQTIMSSPPTTAKKSTENLSAPSQLENPDTPRSKRSPLLIAVDGARRKGMKMDKKGNRNTLKPENGVDSVSVKSASDGDAQSVRSVRSAPSPRSNRGGAVALESSGIPTIPNNLRSQTQDRSPTPSDNRRVRPDGAESTASLRDSASEKKAAGHHRTNSGTPTISVSRASVSSDHSRSEMDLSAPGSEPSDDAFSLRSHSVPGLNEKEFSDEDAEEDIDALMSAHSNPASRRLSNAVSTSSINSMMSMYSETGDYGNARVSGEILLKISYSYKTGALNVLVKECHNLATGDERRQRTDAYVKTYLLPDMSRQSKRKTSIKANTINPVFNETLRYVISHSQLETRTLQVSVWHHDRFGHNSFLGEVELTFDSWEFDSQIEDWYALQPKLESNIDSTMQYKGELTVVLKYIPAEKNLTLPLDQVQVKKGFLKGKKTSSFTLPKGGMVELLVKGAKNLTAVKSGGTSDPFVKGYLLPDSNKSTKHKTVVERRTVNPQWNHTFTYCGLQPGDLNNVCLELTVWDKEALASNVFLGGVRLGAGTGKSYGNEVDWMDSYGEEQRLWQRMIENPEIPHECTLMLRSSMRKCNT is encoded by the exons ATGGAGCAGGACGGGGAGGATCTGAACCTCTCCTTTCTACTGGAACATGAAAGAGATATGATCCTGAAGGTGCTGCAGAAAGATGAGAAATTAAGGAAACGAGAGGAGAAGAGGATACG GAAGCTAAAGAATGAGCTGCTGGAGATCAAACGAAAAGGTTCCCGTCGGCCCCAGGAGCTGGGGGAACGACAGTGCGCTCGCTGCCTGAAGACTTTGGGCCTGATCTTCGACCGAGGAGATCTCTGCAAGGAGTGTCAGCTGCGCGTCTGCAGCGACTGCCGCGTGAAAGCTCCCAACACACACCAGTGGAAGTGTAATGTTTGTGCCAAGATCTC GGAGCTGAAGGTGGTAACAGGAGAGTGGTTTCTGGAGGAGCGGTCCAAGCGCTTTGAGCAGGGAGTGCCGAGCAGTGACGTGATCAAACAGACAATCATGAGTAGCCCCCCCA CCACAGCAAAAAAGTCTACAGAAAACCTGTCAGCACCTTCTCAGTTAGAGAACCCAGACACCCCAAGATCCAAAAGAAGTCCACTACTAATAGCTGTGGACGGTGCCAGGAGGAAAGG gATGAAGATGGATAAGAAAGGCAACCGAAACACCTTGAAGCCGGAGAACGGAGTCGACAGCGTCAGTGTCAAATCTGCTTCGGATGGAGATGCTCAAAGCGTACGAAGTGTTCGCTCTGCACCGAGTCCACGTTCAAACAG GGGCGGTGCAGTGGCCTTGGAGTCCTCGGGGATACCCACGATTCCCAACAACCTGCGGTCCCAAACTCAGGATAGATCCCCTACTCCCAGCGACAACCGGAGGGTCAGG CCTGACGGAGCAGAGAGCACTGCCAGTTTACGCGACAGCGCATCTGAGAAAAAAGCTGCCGGCCATCACAGGACGAACTCAGGCACCCCGACCATTTCTGTGTCCAGGGCCTCAGTTTCATCAG ATCACAGTCGCTCAGAGATGGACCTGTCAGCTCCTGGTTCTGAACCCAGTGACGACGCCTTCAGTCTCAGAAGCCATTCCGTCCCCGGACTCAATGAAAAA GAGTTTTCTGATGAAGATGCGGAGGAAGACATCGATGCCCTGATGTCGGCCCACAGCAATCCTGCCAGCCGACGCTTGAGCAACGCAGTGTCAACG AGTAGCATAAACAGCATGATGAGCATGTACAGCGAGACTGGTGACTATGGCAACGCCAGGGTGAGCGGCGAGATCCTGCTGAAAATCAGCTACAGCTACAAAACCGGTGCTCTCAATGTCCTGGTGAAAGAGTGTCACAACCTGGCAacaggagatgagaggaggCAACGCACAGACGC TTATGTGAAGACTTACCTGCTGCCAGATATGTCACGACAGAGCAAGAGGAAGACAAGCATCAAGGCCAACACCATTAACCCCGTTTTCAATGAGACTCTAAGG TACGTGATCAGCCACTCGCAGCTGGAGACACGAACCCTGCAGGTCTCTGTGTGGCACCATGACCGGTTTGGACACAACAGCTTCCTGGGAGAGGTGGAGCTGACCTTTGACTCCTGGGAGTTTGATTCCCAAATAGAGGACTGGTACGCTCTGCAGCCCAAG CTGGAGAGCAATATAGACTCCACAATGCAGTATAAAGGAGAACTGACTGTCGTGTTGAAGTACATTCCTGCAGAGAAGAACCTCACGCTGCCTCTGGACCAAGTACAAG TGAAGAAAGGGTTCCTGAAAGGCAAGAAGACAAGCAGCTTTACTCTGCCCAAAGGGGGCATGGTTGAGCTGCTGGTCAAAGGAGCCAAAAATCTTACTGCTGTCAAGTCTGGAGGCACTTCTGATCCTTTTGTGAAAGG ATACCTCCTGCCTGACAGCAACAAGTCAACCAAGCACAAGACAGTGGTGGAGCGACGCACTGTGAACCCACAGTGGAACCACACCTTTACCTATTGTGGCCTGCAGCCAGGAGACCTCAACAACGTCTGCTTGGAGCTCACGGTCTGGGACAAAGAAGCTCTGGCCAGCAATGTCTTCCTGGGAGGAGTCAGGCTTGGGGCTGGCACAG GCAAAAGCTACGGGAACGAGGTAGACTGGATGGACTCCTACGGGGAGGAGCAGCGGCTGTGGCAACGTATGATTGAAAACCCAGAAATCCCTCACGAGTGTACTCTGATGCTGCGATCCAGCATGCGCAAGTGCAACACATGA
- the srpx gene encoding sushi repeat-containing protein SRPX — translation MDMWPLVLLFVQLCFCSGYEGSGQYAYGDDEDWHSRRYKGTPWCAPIKVKHGDVSCRTPRGEHYRNVMGTRCKIRCKQGYETQSSEVVCMASKHWSSNYACREIRCAKLDMPVNGGYKCSDGSYFNSRCEFFCSPGFSLKGQKSATCQHTKVWSAGVPTCVDIDPPKIKCPNLKDKWAEPGKLTARVTWDTPEGVDTADGILTDVILKGKPSKSDFPEGLHKMSYTVFDRAGNKGSCRFTVRVRVRRCSPLFPPDNGYMKCDSDGDNYGATCDFTCTGGYELQGSAARVCQYGLTWSGTDTNCAPMNINVGVRTAAALLDQFYEKRRLLIISAPTAANHNYRFQMTNLQHAQCGLDLRHVTVIELVGTYPAQIGRIRHRLLPPALALQIRLLLQIPQRSFQMVLVDKQGMDKQRYPFPITAAELFTTIDTFPLRKDEMVLQQEAGQSCQS, via the exons GGTCAGGACAGTATGCCTACGGAGACGATGAGGACTGGCATTCTCGTAGATATAAAG GGACACCGTGGTGCGCACCCATTAAGGTGAAACATGGTGACGTGAGCTGTCGCACACCCAGAGGAGAGCACTACAGGAATGTGATGGGGACTCGCTGTAAAATACGCTGCAAGCAGGGATACGAGACCCAGAGCTCAGAGGTGGTGTGTATGGCCAGCAAACACTGGTCCTCTAACTACGCCTGCCGAG AGATCCGTTGCGCCAAGCTGGACATGCCCGTTAACGGTGGTTACAAGTGTTCAGACGGCTCCTACTTCAACTCTCGCTGTGAGTTTTTCTGCTCCCCTGGATTCAGTCTGAAGGGCCAGAAGTCGGCAACCTGCCAGCACACCAAGGTGTGGAGCGCTGGAGTCCCCACATGTGTTG aTATTGATCCTCCAAAAATCAAGTGTCCTAATCTAAAGGATAAGTGGGCAGAACCGGGAAAGCTGACCGCAAGGGTGACCTGGGACACACCAGAGGGTGTAGACACTGCAGATGGCATCCTTACAGA TGTTATCCTGAAAGGGAAACCTTCAAAATCAGACTTTCCAGAGGGGCTCCATAAGATGTCCTACACTGTTTTTGACCGTGCAGGGAACAAAGGATCCTGTCGCTTCACTGTCAGAGTGCGAG TGCGTCGCTGCAGCCCACTATTTCCCCCAGACAACGGTTACATGAAATGTGACAGTGACGGTGACAACTATGGTGCCACTTGTGATTTCACTTGCACCGGCGGCTACGAGCTGCAGGGCAGTGCTGCCAGAGTGTGTCAGTATGGACTCACTTGGTCTggcacagacacaaactgtgCAC CCATGAACATTAACGTGGGAGTGCGTACGGCTGCTGCACTGCTGGACCAGTTCTATGAGAAACGACGGCTCCTCATTATCTCGGCCCCAACGGCTGCCAATCATAATTACCGCTTCCAGATGACCAACTTGCAG CACGCTCAGTGTGGACTGGACCTGAGGCACGTGACAGTGATTGAGCTGGTTGGGACTTACCCAGCACAGATTGGCCGAATTCGACACAGGCTGCTCCCTCCAGCGCTGGCCCTGCAGATCAG GTTACTGCTCCAGATTCCTCAAAGGTCTTTCCAAATGGTGCTGGTAGACAAGCAGGGCATGGACAAGCAGCGCTACCCGTTCCCGATCACGGCGGCTGAATTATTCACCACCATCGACACCTTCCCCCTTCGCAAGGATGAGATGGTGCTGCAGCAGGAAGCGGGCCAGTCCTGCCAATCATAA